A genomic window from Mesosutterella faecium includes:
- the menC gene encoding o-succinylbenzoate synthase, translating into MRIDKAVIRQMKLVFKTGFRTSFGNSVVKDFLLVELTDNEGRTGWGECSAFMRPWYNEETTVGARYVIGEFLLTALLRAEEVESPEAFYDETSWIRRNRMARSAVDCALWDLWSREKGIPEWKALGGVRSEIESGVSLGIEPTPAQLLRKIEKYRAEGYRRVKCKIKPGFDIAYLEAVRREFGDIVLMADANSAYTLKDLDLFRRMDELGLLMIEQPLASDDIVDHAKLQSAIRTPVCLDESVDSTETARRAIELGSCRIINIKVARVGGLTEARRLQALSAEHGVGCWCGGMVDAGVARGHNIAAATLPNYIYPNDIPSSDRYYAEDIVTPSTFIDRNAKIQVPQRPGTGFEPAWDVIERHTVRTWEFTRESVRESAS; encoded by the coding sequence ATGAGAATCGATAAAGCGGTCATTCGGCAGATGAAGCTCGTATTCAAGACAGGCTTTCGGACGAGCTTCGGCAACAGCGTGGTGAAGGACTTCCTGCTCGTGGAGCTCACGGACAATGAGGGCCGGACGGGCTGGGGCGAATGCTCGGCTTTCATGCGCCCCTGGTACAACGAGGAGACCACGGTGGGGGCCCGGTACGTGATCGGCGAGTTCCTGCTGACGGCGCTCCTGCGAGCCGAAGAGGTGGAAAGCCCGGAGGCGTTTTACGACGAGACGTCCTGGATCCGCCGCAACCGCATGGCGCGCTCCGCGGTCGACTGCGCGCTCTGGGACCTCTGGAGCCGCGAAAAGGGGATCCCGGAATGGAAAGCGCTCGGAGGCGTCCGCAGTGAAATCGAGTCGGGGGTGTCGCTGGGCATTGAGCCTACGCCCGCGCAGCTGCTCCGCAAAATCGAAAAGTACCGGGCCGAGGGCTACAGGCGCGTCAAGTGCAAGATCAAGCCCGGCTTTGACATCGCCTATCTCGAGGCCGTGCGGCGCGAGTTCGGGGACATCGTCCTTATGGCGGACGCCAATTCCGCCTACACGCTGAAGGATCTGGATCTTTTCCGCAGAATGGACGAGCTCGGGCTTCTCATGATCGAGCAGCCTCTCGCCAGCGACGACATTGTGGATCACGCGAAGCTGCAGTCCGCGATCAGGACTCCGGTCTGCCTGGACGAAAGCGTCGATTCGACGGAGACGGCAAGAAGGGCGATCGAACTCGGCAGCTGCCGGATCATCAACATCAAGGTCGCCCGGGTCGGGGGGCTCACCGAGGCCCGCCGCCTGCAGGCGCTCTCGGCGGAGCACGGGGTGGGGTGCTGGTGCGGAGGCATGGTCGACGCCGGTGTCGCCCGCGGGCACAACATTGCCGCGGCGACGCTCCCGAACTACATCTATCCGAACGACATCCCGTCTTCCGACCGCTATTACGCCGAGGACATCGTCACGCCTTCCACCTTCATCGACCGGAATGCGAAGATTCAGGTCCCGCAGCGCCCGGGCACGGGTTTCGAGCCCGCCTGGGACGTCATCGAACGCCACACCGTGCGGACCTGGGAGTTTACCCGGGAAAGCGTCAGGGAGAGCGCCTCATGA
- a CDS encoding MetQ/NlpA family ABC transporter substrate-binding protein — MNKPLQYKGLFIFKLINSGAAAAAAASVLLAACGKKQGAASSAAAAADKKEIILGVTAGSSEQIAEQVAKVAEKNGLKITVKTFGDYVAVDTALAQGDIDLNAFQHQPYLDNFNAKNKTDLVPIAKTYLAPIAGYSKRYKNVKDVPDGATVTIPNDPTNGGRALVELSRLGWIKVKEGVPASKLTPKDVVANPKKIKIVELEAPQLPRSLDDSDVAVINAGYAISAGLNSKKDSIFAESTETSPYVNVIAARKGTENTPAYQKAVEAYRSPEVKKYIEETFKGALVPSW, encoded by the coding sequence ATGAATAAGCCCTTGCAATACAAGGGTTTATTCATTTTTAAGCTGATAAACTCGGGAGCCGCGGCAGCGGCCGCAGCCTCCGTCCTTCTCGCCGCCTGCGGCAAAAAGCAGGGCGCAGCATCCTCCGCTGCGGCCGCCGCCGACAAGAAGGAGATCATCCTGGGCGTCACCGCCGGCTCTTCCGAGCAGATCGCCGAGCAGGTGGCCAAGGTGGCTGAAAAGAACGGACTCAAGATCACCGTGAAGACTTTCGGCGACTACGTGGCTGTCGACACGGCGCTCGCTCAGGGCGACATTGACCTCAACGCCTTCCAGCACCAGCCGTATCTTGACAACTTCAATGCGAAGAACAAGACGGACCTCGTGCCGATCGCGAAGACTTATCTCGCGCCGATCGCCGGGTATTCGAAGCGGTACAAGAACGTGAAGGACGTGCCCGACGGCGCCACCGTGACGATCCCGAACGATCCCACGAACGGCGGTCGCGCCCTCGTGGAGCTCTCGAGGCTCGGGTGGATCAAGGTGAAGGAAGGCGTCCCGGCCTCTAAGCTCACGCCGAAGGACGTCGTGGCCAACCCGAAGAAAATCAAGATCGTGGAGCTTGAGGCCCCGCAGCTGCCGCGCTCCCTCGACGACTCGGATGTGGCCGTGATCAACGCGGGCTACGCCATTTCCGCCGGCCTGAACAGCAAGAAGGACTCGATTTTCGCGGAATCCACGGAGACCAGCCCGTACGTCAACGTGATCGCGGCGAGGAAGGGCACGGAGAACACGCCGGCCTATCAGAAGGCGGTCGAGGCCTACCGGTCCCCGGAAGTGAAGAAGTACATCGAGGAAACCTTCAAGGGGGCGCTGGTGCCTTCCTGGTAA
- a CDS encoding IS1634 family transposase, protein MSKHVAIVTTQGRKYVRVVESYRNADGKPRSRLLENHGNLDVLEQEDPDYLKNLRARVAAENEAVRKARLEELDNSAQTRIRKLEQSQKGADYSCAARLKLGAAVIRQVWKDDLNLPQVFRYLQSKRKIEYSYDKAAFLLCSQRIVSPGSKKKAFEERGSSIVPFDGIADNNVVYRVLDRLAEDKEAIVKHLNREISSRLNRTVSAAFYDVTTYAFESRKEGELRQFGLSKDHKVNEVQVVLGLVMDAFGIPIDYELFPGSTSEFGTMLPMIRRIKTAYDLQTLIVVADRGLNSNENLLGLKDIGCDFVLAQKVKNSTKELRKQILDDGNWDETVMDGDEIVCRYKTMDLSKTVFVTKISKTTGRKYQSSKKVDSLDVRWIVSHSQSRANKDNSDIDRAVEKAKKALRSRGSLTSSRGYRSLIKVPKGEGEPSLDMKKIEEARRWAGYYAVCTNLKTKSSQDIMKIYRNLWRIEDCFWVSKTTLEARPCFVWTDSHVRGHFASCFISLVIEKYMQHVLKQKIRDITCDEINAALRGAEVALDDGNPQMPLYLRLYPKEGRFDSILRAFSLEPPCHYETAQSLCKKLRLKDIARPKSCTTRDEK, encoded by the coding sequence ATGTCCAAACACGTTGCCATCGTCACGACCCAGGGGCGCAAGTACGTCCGCGTTGTCGAGAGCTACCGCAATGCGGACGGCAAGCCCCGGTCGCGGCTCTTGGAGAATCACGGCAACCTCGACGTCCTTGAGCAAGAAGATCCCGACTATCTCAAGAACCTGCGTGCCCGCGTGGCAGCCGAGAACGAGGCGGTCAGGAAGGCCAGGCTGGAGGAGCTAGACAACTCGGCCCAGACAAGAATCCGCAAGCTCGAGCAGTCCCAAAAAGGCGCTGACTATTCGTGCGCCGCAAGGCTGAAGCTCGGCGCTGCCGTCATTCGGCAGGTATGGAAGGACGATCTGAATCTGCCGCAGGTGTTCCGCTATCTGCAGAGCAAGCGCAAAATCGAGTATTCGTACGACAAGGCAGCGTTCCTGCTGTGCTCGCAAAGGATCGTCAGTCCGGGCAGCAAGAAAAAAGCCTTCGAGGAGCGCGGCTCAAGCATCGTGCCGTTCGACGGCATCGCAGACAACAATGTCGTGTACCGGGTGCTCGACCGGCTTGCGGAGGACAAGGAAGCGATTGTCAAACACCTTAACCGCGAGATCAGCAGCAGGCTGAACCGCACGGTCTCAGCCGCCTTTTATGACGTGACGACATATGCCTTTGAGAGCCGGAAAGAAGGCGAGCTGCGCCAGTTCGGGCTGAGCAAGGACCACAAGGTCAACGAGGTCCAGGTAGTTCTCGGACTCGTGATGGATGCGTTCGGCATCCCCATTGATTACGAGCTTTTCCCCGGCAGCACCTCAGAGTTCGGCACGATGCTCCCCATGATCAGGCGGATCAAAACGGCTTATGACCTGCAGACGCTCATTGTCGTTGCCGACAGGGGGCTCAATTCAAACGAGAACCTGCTCGGGCTCAAGGACATCGGCTGCGACTTTGTCCTCGCGCAGAAGGTTAAGAACAGCACGAAGGAGCTGCGCAAACAGATCCTTGACGACGGAAATTGGGATGAGACCGTCATGGACGGCGACGAGATTGTCTGCCGCTACAAGACAATGGATCTGTCAAAGACGGTTTTCGTAACCAAAATCAGCAAAACCACAGGGCGCAAGTATCAGTCGTCGAAGAAAGTGGATTCTCTGGATGTCCGCTGGATCGTCTCGCATTCGCAGTCCCGGGCCAACAAGGACAATAGCGACATCGACCGTGCCGTTGAGAAGGCGAAAAAAGCCCTGCGCAGCAGGGGATCGCTGACCTCCAGCCGCGGATACAGGTCTTTGATCAAGGTGCCGAAAGGCGAAGGCGAGCCGTCACTGGATATGAAGAAAATCGAAGAGGCGAGGCGGTGGGCCGGCTATTACGCCGTCTGCACGAATCTGAAGACGAAGTCCTCTCAGGACATCATGAAGATTTACCGCAATCTCTGGCGCATCGAGGATTGCTTCTGGGTAAGCAAGACCACGCTCGAAGCCCGCCCCTGCTTTGTCTGGACAGACAGTCATGTCAGAGGACATTTTGCGAGTTGCTTCATCAGCCTCGTGATCGAAAAGTACATGCAGCATGTCCTCAAACAGAAGATCAGGGACATCACCTGTGACGAAATCAACGCGGCGCTGCGCGGTGCCGAAGTTGCCCTCGATGACGGCAATCCCCAAATGCCCCTGTACCTGAGGCTTTATCCAAAGGAGGGCCGCTTTGACTCGATCCTCAGGGCATTCAGCCTGGAGCCGCCCTGCCACTATGAGACGGCACAGTCACTATGCAAGAAGCTGCGGCTCAAAGACATTGCCCGACCGAAAAGTTGTACTACCAGAGATGAAAAATAA
- a CDS encoding MBL fold metallo-hydrolase — MNRIEAFTLTDWIPTNCYFLGNEKGEGLLIDPGAEPGRLLAELEKQGLRPLAIAITHGHFDHIGAVPELLEALQVPVFIRDEGRRYLENPLWNLSAAAGSPMTLKSPLIRYFEAGAEIVPPGAPDLTLETIPAPGHTADGTVFYSKNDGAAFVGDTIFRGSVGRTDLPGGSSAALLETLRQLLRKLPQDTRLFCGHGEPTTLSRELPGLSAMIES; from the coding sequence ATGAACCGGATTGAAGCATTTACGCTCACGGACTGGATTCCCACGAACTGTTATTTTCTGGGAAACGAAAAGGGCGAGGGACTCCTCATCGATCCGGGCGCCGAACCCGGCCGGCTGCTAGCGGAGCTTGAAAAACAAGGCCTGCGTCCTCTTGCGATTGCCATCACCCACGGGCATTTCGACCATATCGGAGCGGTGCCCGAACTGCTGGAAGCGCTTCAGGTCCCGGTTTTCATCAGAGACGAAGGACGCCGCTACCTTGAAAACCCGCTCTGGAACCTCTCGGCCGCGGCCGGCTCTCCGATGACCCTTAAAAGCCCCCTGATCCGCTATTTTGAGGCCGGGGCCGAAATCGTCCCGCCGGGAGCTCCGGATCTCACCCTCGAGACGATCCCCGCCCCGGGGCACACCGCTGACGGAACGGTCTTCTATTCCAAAAACGACGGCGCGGCCTTCGTCGGAGACACCATTTTCCGCGGGTCGGTCGGACGGACCGACCTGCCTGGAGGAAGCTCTGCGGCCCTTTTGGAAACGCTGCGGCAGCTGCTCCGGAAGCTGCCTCAGGACACCCGTCTTTTCTGCGGTCACGGAGAGCCGACGACGCTTTCGCGCGAACTGCCGGGACTCTCCGCCATGATTGAGTCTTAA
- a CDS encoding tRNA dihydrouridine synthase: MLLTFAPMEGLTGVVFRRCHHRFFGGPDLYYMPFVTPTREPRFTERQLRDIAPESNEGVPVVPQLLTQSPENFRWAALSLASMGYREVNLNLGCPMGTVTAKGKGSGMLRDPFALESFFEKVFSAPLPVAVSVKTRLGWRNEDEFEDLLRVYNRFPISEVIVHARVREDFYKGDARRGAFARFLPGFAHRAGYNGDIVTTRELGELRDAFPNLRSVMVGRAAVANPAFFRMARGGPACTRKELFAFHRALFEELSEAFGSVGNTVGHMKQYWFYMRTLFEGGDRIFKKLLKTRRAADYMAVVSEIEETLPLQPEAKPLWWKPSGDPRCEP, from the coding sequence ATGCTCCTCACCTTCGCCCCCATGGAGGGCCTCACAGGCGTTGTTTTCAGACGATGCCACCACCGCTTTTTCGGAGGGCCGGATCTCTATTACATGCCCTTCGTGACGCCGACGCGCGAGCCAAGGTTTACCGAACGACAGCTGCGCGACATCGCGCCCGAGAGCAACGAGGGCGTCCCAGTGGTGCCGCAGCTGCTCACTCAGAGCCCTGAAAACTTCCGCTGGGCCGCCCTCAGTCTCGCCTCCATGGGCTACCGCGAGGTGAACCTGAACCTCGGCTGCCCCATGGGCACGGTCACCGCCAAGGGCAAGGGCAGCGGGATGCTGCGCGACCCCTTCGCGCTTGAATCCTTCTTTGAAAAGGTCTTCAGCGCCCCCCTGCCGGTCGCGGTGTCGGTGAAGACGCGGCTTGGCTGGAGGAACGAGGACGAATTCGAGGACCTGCTGCGCGTCTACAACCGCTTTCCCATCTCGGAAGTCATCGTGCACGCGAGAGTCCGCGAGGATTTCTACAAGGGAGACGCGAGGCGCGGGGCCTTCGCCCGGTTTCTCCCCGGGTTCGCTCACCGTGCCGGCTACAACGGGGACATCGTGACGACCCGGGAGCTCGGGGAGCTCCGCGACGCCTTTCCGAACCTTCGCAGCGTCATGGTCGGACGCGCCGCGGTGGCCAATCCCGCCTTCTTCCGCATGGCCCGCGGCGGCCCCGCCTGTACGAGAAAAGAGCTTTTCGCCTTCCACCGCGCCTTGTTCGAGGAACTCTCCGAAGCCTTCGGCAGCGTCGGCAACACGGTGGGCCACATGAAGCAGTACTGGTTCTATATGAGAACTCTTTTCGAGGGCGGGGACCGGATCTTTAAAAAGCTGCTCAAGACGCGAAGGGCCGCGGACTACATGGCGGTGGTCTCGGAGATCGAGGAGACGCTCCCCCTGCAGCCCGAGGCGAAGCCCCTGTGGTGGAAGCCCTCGGGCGATCCCCGCTGCGAGCCCTGA
- a CDS encoding sulfite exporter TauE/SafE family protein, which yields MLEFISLFVVGIGVGCFGALVGLGGGLIMVPLFMLTMMPPHGSTFQTVQQVIGTSLFGVLLNSMSGAWAYWRSKLIMFRAAIPFALATIPGAFLGGFLSEYFSGPGFSITFGLTLMALACFMYWKSRAKRPTTPLEEFDPATAKFNLWLGVFLSFFVGFISSILGIGGGIIHVPMMMFVLGFPAIVATATSTFVLMVSAFIGVISHASLGHILWVPAIAVGFGAIVGAQLGVKIAKKSKPKFILKLLCIAMILVGCQLVYRGVA from the coding sequence ATGCTGGAATTCATCAGTCTTTTTGTCGTAGGCATCGGCGTAGGCTGCTTTGGCGCGCTGGTCGGGCTGGGCGGCGGCCTCATCATGGTGCCTCTTTTCATGCTCACCATGATGCCTCCTCACGGCTCGACCTTCCAGACCGTGCAGCAGGTGATCGGCACGAGCCTCTTTGGCGTCCTCCTGAATTCCATGTCGGGCGCCTGGGCCTACTGGCGCTCGAAGCTCATCATGTTCCGGGCGGCCATCCCCTTCGCCCTGGCGACCATTCCGGGCGCGTTCCTCGGCGGATTCCTCTCCGAGTACTTCTCCGGCCCCGGCTTTTCAATCACCTTCGGCCTCACGCTGATGGCGCTTGCCTGCTTCATGTACTGGAAGAGCCGCGCCAAGAGGCCGACCACGCCCCTGGAGGAATTCGATCCCGCCACCGCGAAGTTCAACCTCTGGCTGGGCGTCTTCCTCTCCTTCTTCGTGGGCTTCATCTCCTCGATTCTCGGCATCGGGGGCGGCATCATCCATGTGCCGATGATGATGTTCGTGCTGGGGTTCCCCGCCATCGTGGCCACGGCCACCTCGACCTTCGTGCTCATGGTGAGCGCCTTCATCGGCGTGATCAGCCACGCAAGCCTCGGGCACATTCTCTGGGTTCCGGCAATCGCCGTCGGCTTCGGCGCGATCGTGGGAGCCCAGCTCGGCGTGAAGATCGCGAAAAAGAGCAAGCCCAAGTTCATCCTGAAGCTGCTGTGCATCGCGATGATTCTGGTGGGCTGCCAGCTGGTTTACCGCGGCGTGGCCTGA
- a CDS encoding sensor histidine kinase gives MLRRAQALLCCLVLGSPAAGAAPGPDEPVRLAVVNSFGEAVSLRYFSETVDAIARAVAPRRLEVHEYEPSSFLEGAQKNKFDVTIASAGLTTLMLEQTNGSALLSLSTRRAPNPNKANGTAVIVRGDSPVQTLADLQGRRLAIVSRKAFAGWQVPAGELMRSGQNPEAIFSSIREVGMPMENVLREVKTGRADVGFVITCLLEELEESGRIARGEFRLVAEKKDPDFACRHSTALYPGWFLSVKPTLPAADARRILMEVLALPPSPRRGVYWTVSSDRKPMRDLFTLMNLEPRKPSVANFIQRYKGYFLGALLVLLALFLYSAAITRITYRRTAALARARERQLKAELELKRSAQTIDSLEKVQAVGLIASMLAHELRQPLVVITNYAQGLRIRLSRGPVDRGVLMSSLDEIEAAGERADEIVEHVRNFVKGRRSRPVELDLGQEVEKIIRTFKRHCRSGISVAFEPCPGLSVRADPVELGIIFMNLLRNSEEACLKNERDTPGRIAVRISRSGERAVVRVQDNGPRLTDEVLERMRKLGRPSSGEGLGLGLGITRELAEGCGGSVSVERCEPRGASVTVSLPLSSSSAQGRSN, from the coding sequence ATGTTGAGAAGAGCCCAGGCCCTGCTCTGCTGCCTCGTCCTAGGAAGCCCTGCGGCAGGCGCTGCCCCCGGGCCGGACGAGCCGGTGCGGCTTGCGGTCGTGAACAGCTTCGGCGAGGCGGTTTCGCTGCGCTACTTTTCTGAAACCGTGGACGCCATCGCCCGGGCGGTGGCTCCCCGGCGGCTCGAAGTGCACGAGTACGAGCCCTCCTCCTTTCTCGAGGGCGCCCAGAAAAACAAGTTCGACGTCACCATCGCCTCGGCAGGGCTTACGACGCTGATGCTCGAGCAGACCAACGGCTCGGCGCTGCTGTCGCTTTCCACCCGCCGCGCCCCCAATCCCAACAAGGCCAACGGGACGGCCGTCATCGTCCGGGGCGACTCCCCGGTCCAGACCCTTGCGGACCTGCAGGGCAGACGCCTGGCCATCGTGAGCCGCAAAGCCTTCGCGGGCTGGCAGGTGCCCGCGGGGGAGCTCATGCGCTCGGGACAGAACCCCGAAGCAATTTTCTCTTCCATCCGCGAAGTCGGCATGCCGATGGAGAACGTCCTGCGCGAGGTAAAGACGGGCCGAGCCGACGTGGGCTTTGTGATCACGTGCCTGCTCGAAGAGCTGGAGGAGTCGGGCCGGATCGCCCGGGGCGAGTTTCGCTTAGTCGCGGAGAAGAAAGACCCCGACTTTGCCTGCCGGCACTCGACCGCGCTTTATCCGGGCTGGTTTTTGTCCGTGAAGCCCACCCTGCCCGCGGCCGACGCCCGCCGGATACTGATGGAAGTGCTCGCCCTGCCGCCCTCGCCCCGGCGCGGCGTCTACTGGACCGTCTCAAGCGACAGAAAGCCCATGCGGGATCTGTTCACGCTGATGAACCTCGAGCCCAGAAAGCCCAGCGTTGCGAATTTCATCCAGCGCTACAAGGGCTACTTTTTAGGCGCCCTGCTGGTGCTGCTCGCGCTTTTTCTCTACTCGGCCGCGATCACCCGGATCACCTACCGCCGCACCGCGGCTCTCGCCCGGGCCCGGGAGCGTCAGCTTAAGGCCGAGCTCGAGCTGAAGCGCAGCGCGCAGACCATCGACTCGCTCGAGAAGGTGCAGGCCGTGGGGCTCATCGCGAGCATGCTCGCCCACGAGCTGCGGCAGCCTCTCGTTGTGATCACCAACTACGCCCAGGGGCTTCGCATCAGGCTCTCGCGCGGCCCGGTCGACCGCGGCGTTCTGATGTCGAGCCTCGACGAAATCGAGGCCGCGGGCGAGAGGGCGGACGAAATCGTCGAGCACGTTCGAAATTTCGTGAAGGGCCGGCGCAGCCGCCCGGTCGAGCTCGATCTGGGGCAGGAGGTTGAAAAAATTATCCGGACCTTCAAGCGCCACTGCAGATCCGGCATTTCGGTCGCCTTCGAGCCCTGCCCGGGGCTTTCCGTGCGGGCCGACCCGGTGGAGCTCGGCATCATCTTCATGAATCTTCTGAGAAACTCCGAGGAAGCCTGCCTGAAAAACGAGCGGGACACGCCCGGCCGGATCGCGGTGCGGATCAGCCGGAGCGGCGAGCGGGCCGTCGTGCGCGTCCAGGACAACGGCCCGAGGCTCACCGATGAGGTCCTGGAGCGGATGCGGAAGCTCGGACGTCCCTCTTCGGGCGAAGGCCTCGGGCTGGGGCTCGGCATCACCCGGGAGCTCGCGGAGGGCTGCGGAGGATCGGTGAGCGTCGAGCGCTGCGAGCCCCGGGGCGCGTCGGTGACCGTGTCGCTGCCGCTCAGCTCTTCAAGTGCACAAGGGAGAAGCAATTGA
- a CDS encoding response regulator transcription factor: protein MTVDHSLAVIRVVDDETAVRHSWQFIIESAGWSVRPYASAEAFLHFDDERVPGCVILDIQMPGMSGIELQKELAARSSRIPIIFATAHGDIDTAVQALKDGAADFLPKPVKAERLLAAIDKAVEEDLRRRESQSKLESALALWEALTPREKEVARGIARGELNKQVADRMGITEKTVQAHRSSLLRKLRIRGAAELASFLIAIGESTDKRPQRRPARS from the coding sequence TTGACGGTTGACCACAGTCTTGCCGTGATCCGCGTCGTGGATGACGAAACAGCCGTGCGGCATTCCTGGCAGTTCATCATCGAAAGCGCGGGCTGGAGCGTGCGCCCCTATGCGAGCGCCGAGGCATTCCTCCATTTCGACGACGAGCGGGTGCCCGGCTGCGTCATCCTCGACATCCAGATGCCGGGCATGAGCGGGATCGAGCTGCAGAAGGAGCTCGCCGCGCGCTCTTCGCGCATTCCGATCATCTTCGCCACCGCGCACGGGGACATCGACACCGCGGTCCAGGCCCTGAAGGACGGGGCGGCCGACTTCCTGCCCAAGCCCGTGAAGGCCGAGCGGCTGCTCGCTGCGATCGACAAGGCGGTGGAGGAGGACCTCCGGCGTCGCGAGTCCCAGTCGAAGCTAGAATCCGCGCTCGCGCTCTGGGAGGCGCTCACGCCCCGGGAAAAGGAAGTGGCCCGGGGGATCGCCCGCGGCGAGCTCAACAAGCAGGTCGCCGACCGGATGGGCATCACCGAGAAAACCGTCCAGGCGCACAGAAGCTCGCTGCTTCGCAAGCTCCGGATCCGGGGCGCGGCCGAGCTCGCCTCCTTTCTGATCGCGATCGGCGAGAGCACAGACAAGCGCCCGCAGCGCCGGCCGGCCCGAAGCTAA